The Mycolicibacterium aichiense region CGTGGCGTTCCCGCGTTTGAACGCGCTGTCGTTCTGGCTGTTCGTCTTCGGCGCGATGATCGCGCTGGCCGGCTTCATCACCCCCGGTGGTGCCGCCGACTTCGGCTGGACCGCCTACACCCCGCTCTCGGACGCCATGCACAGCCCGGGCGCCGGCGGTGACCTGTGGATTCTCGGCCTGGCCGTCGGTGGTCTGGGCACCATCCTCGGCGCGGTCAACATGATCACGACCGTGGTCTGCATGCGTGCCCCCGGCATGACCATGTTCCGGATGCCGATCTTCACCTGGAACATCTTCGTCACGTCGATCCTGGTGCTGGTGGCGTTCCCGCTGCTGACCGCCGCGCTGTTCGGCCTGGCCGCCGACCGCCATCTGGGTGCGCACATCTATGACCCCGCCAACGGCGGAACGATGCTGTTCCAGCACCTGTTCTGGTTCTTCGGTCACCCCGAGGTGTACATCATCGCGCTGCCGTTCTTCGGCATCGTCTCGGAGATCTTCCCGGTCTTCTCCCGCAAGCCGATCTTCGGTTACACCACCCTGATCTACGCGACGATCAGCATCGCGGCGCTGTCGGTGGCGGTGTGGGCGCACCACATGTACGTCACCGGAGCGGTCCTGCTGCCGTTCTTCTCGTTCATGACGTTCCTGATCGCGGTGCCCACCGGCATCAAGTTCTTCAACTGGATCGGCACGATGTGGAAGGGCCGGCTCACGTTCGAGACGCCGATGCTGTTCTCCATCGGCTTCCTGGTGACGTTCCTGCTCGGTGGCCTGTCCGGTGTGCTGCTGGCCAGCCCGCCGCTGGACTTCCACGTCAGCGACAGCTACTTCGTGATCGCGCACTTCCACTACGTGCTGTTCGGCACCATCGTGTTCGCGACCTACGCCGGGATCTACTTCTGGTTCCCGAAGATGACCGGTCGCCTGCTCGACGAGCGCCTCGGCAAGGTGCACTTCTGGCTGACCTTCATCGGCTTCCACACCACGTTCCTGGTGCAGCACTGGCTCGGTGACGAGGGCATGCCCCGCCGTTACGCCGACTACCTGCCCTCGGACGGATTCGAGACGCTGAACATCGTGTCGACCATCGGCGCGTTCATCCTCGGTGTGTCGGTGCTGCCGTTCGTGTGGAACATCTTCAAGAGCTGGCGCTACGGCGAGGTCGTCACCGTCGACGATCCGTGGGGCTACGGCAACTCCTTGGAGTGGGCCACGTCGTGCCCGCCGCCGCGGCACAACTTCAGCGAGCTGCCCCGGATCCGTTCGGAGCGTCCGGCATTCGAGCTGCACTACCCGCACATGATCGAACGGATGCGTGCCGAGGCGCACGTCGGGCGAGCACACGGCCCCGACGACGGCGACGTGACGCGCCTCGACGGCGAGCACGTCCGCACCTAACTCGGGATTCGCAACCCTCCGGGTATGACCATGTCCAAGGTGTCGGTGCTGATCACCGTCACCGGTGTCGACCAGCCTGGCGTCACCTCTGCATTGTTCGAAGTGTTGGCCCGCCACGCGGTGGATCTGCTCAACGTCGAGCAGGTGGTGATCCGCGGGCGGTTGACGCTCGGTGTGCTGGTTTCCGGTGAGGCCAATGTGGCCGACGGTGCACAGCTGCGCGATGACGTCACCACCGCGATTCATCGGGTCGGGCTGGACGTCACGATCGAACGCAGTGACGACTCGCCGATCATCCGCGAGCCGTCCACCCACACCATCGTCGTTCTCGGGCGGCCGATCACGGCGGCGGCCTTCGGTGTGGTTGCTCGCGAGGCCGCGGCGCTCGGGGTCAACATCGACTTCATCCGCGGCGTCTCCGACTACCCGGTGACCGGTCTGGAGCTGCGGGTGTCGGTTCCCGTCGGTGTCGGTGGCGATCTGCGCACGCTACTGGCGCGGGTGGCGGCCGAGCAGGGCTTGGACATCGCCGTCGAGAACTACAGCCTGGAACGACGGGCCAAGCGGCTCATCGTGTTCGACGTGGACTCCACGCTCATCCAGGGTGAGGTCATCGAGATGCTGGCCGCCCATGCCGGCGCCGAGGAAGCGGTCGCCGCCGTCACCGAGGCGGCCATGCGGGGCGAACTGGACTTCGCCGAGTCACTGCACCGCCGGGTCGAGACCTTGGCCGGGCTGCCCGCCGAGGTGCTCGACGAGGTCGCCGATCAGATCGAACTGACCCCCGGCGCGCGCACCACGATTCGGACCCTGCGGCGGTTGGGCTTTCACTGCGGGGTGGTCTCCGGCGGCTTCCGCCAGGTGATCGACCCGTTGGCCCACGACCTGATGCTCGACTTCGTGGCGGCCAACGAACTGGAGATCGTCGACGGCAAGCTGACCGGACGCGTCGTCGGCGAGGTCGTCGATCGCGCCGGAAAAGCCAAGGCGCTGCGCGACTTTGCGCGCCAGGTCGGTGTCCCGATGGAGCAGACCGTGGCCGTCGGCGACGGGGCCAACGACATCGACATGCTGGCCGCCGCCGGGCTCGGGGTGGCCTTCAACGCCAAGCCCGCGCTGCGGGCGGTGGCCGACACGTCGCTGAGCCATCCTTACCTGGACACCGTGCTGTTCATCCTCGGTATCACCCGCGCCGAAATCGAGGCGGCCGACGCCGTCGACGGCGTGCTGCGCCGGGTGGAGATCCCGCCGGAGTAGTGCTAGATCACCACGGCCGTCGACTCGACCGTGGCCGATCCGGTGATGCTGCGCCACGCCCGGCCGAGCAGTTCGATGGCCTCGGTCAGCTCATCCTCGGGCAGAGCGAACGGAATCCGGACAAAGCGCTCCAACGTGCCGTCGACCCCGAAGCGGGGGCCGGGAGGCAACTCGACGCCGAGCCGGGAGGCCGAGGCGCACATCGCCGAACTCACCGGCGCGGGCAGCTGCACCCACAGCGACATGCCGCCGGTGCCGGGCAGCGGGCGCCATTCCGGCAGGTGTTGCTCCAGAAGGTCGAGGAGCAGCGCCCGTCGCCCCCGCAGGATCTCGCGGCGCTCGGGCAGCACCTCGTCGGCCCGATGCGTGAGAAGTCTTGCCGCAGCAAGCTGTTCGATCACCGAGGTACCCAGATCGATCGACGGGCGGACCGCGCGGATGGTGGCGAGCACGCTCGGTTCGGCGCGGATCCAGCCGATGCGCATCCCGCCCCAGAATGACTTCGACATCGAGCCGATCGTGATCATCAGGTCGGTGCGCGTCCTCATCGATGCGGCAACCGGCGGCGGCATCGGCTCGTCGATCCAGACGTCGGTGAGGGTCTCGTCGATCACTGTGCGGGTGCGGGTCTCGGCGACGATGTCGCAAATTCGCTTGCGGTCAGCGGGTGGCATCGAGAACCCTGTCGGATTGTGATTGTCGGGTACCAGATAGGCCAGAGTCGGGGCGAGTTGTCGCACGGCGGCGTGTACGGCGTCGAGTTCCCAACCCTCCCTTGTCATCGCCACCGGCACCGGCCGCGCGCCCGCGGTCGCGATCGCGCTGAGCACACCGTGATAGGTGGGCTGCTCCACGAGTACGCGATCACCGGGCTGAACGTAGGTCGTCAGGATCAAAGCGATCGCGTGCTGCGCGCCGCTGGTGACCATGATCTGGTCGGGTTCGGTGGGAAGCCCTCTGGCGCAATAACGTTCGGCGATCGCGCGACGGAAGGGCAAGATCCCGCGCATGTCGTGACCGGTCAGCTGCAGATAGCCGGCGGATTCGCGGGCGGCCTCGGCGAACGCCTCCTGCACCGCGCTGGCCGGGGCGGCCAGAGCGGCCGCCGCCAGGTTGATGGCGGCTGGTGTCGGACTCGGCACGCTGACCGGGGTGTGGGGGAGCGCAACCGTGCTGCGGGCGCCGCGCCGGGCGTGCAGATAGCCGCTGTCGCCCAGTTCTGCATACGCGGCGGTGACGGTGGTTCGGGACACTCGCAGCGCTTCGGCGAGCACGCGTTCGCTGGGCAGCCGCGAACCGACCGGCAGCCGGCCGTCGACGATCAGCATCCGCAGCCCGTCGGCCAAGGCCTGGTAGGTGGGGCCACTTTTGCTGGAGGTCCGCCAGTTGCCCAGTTCCCGGACCAGAAGGTCCGGATCGAGGGTTCTGGCCGTCATAGTCGTCGCCATTTGCAAGCCAGTATGAGTCAACTGGCTATTGAAGGGCAAGCCAGTCAGTCGGAATCATGGTCCGCATGAGTACCTGGTTCTCCCGAGTGGCCTCCCGCCTCGCGACCCTGCTCGACCCCGGCCACGGCCCCTGGAATCCGTCCTCGACCGGATGGGATGACGTCGACGCCGACGCGCGCCGGATGCGAGCGGATCTCGACGCCCTGCGCGTGCGGTTCTCCGACCACCGGTGAGCGCAGCGCTGCGCGGGTTCGCCCTGCTGACCGGCCTCACCGGCTACGGCCTGTCGATGGCGATGATGGTGCGCGCCGGGCTCGGCCTCGATCCGTGGGATGTGTTCCACCAGGGGCTGACCCGGCACACGCCGATGACCATCGGGGTGGCCTCGGCGGTGGTCGGAGTCGTCGTACTACTGGCCTGGATCCCGTTGCGCAACAAGCCCGGCATCGGCACGGTTGCCAACGTCGTCGTCATCGCGGTGACCGTCGACGCCGGACTGGCCGTGCTGACCGCACCCGAATCGCTACCGGCCCGGGTCGCCCTGATGCTGGGAGCCGTGCTACTCAACGCGATCTCGACGGTTCTCTACGTGGGCGCCGGTCTGGGGCCCGGCCCCCGTGACGGGCTGATGACGGGAGTGGTTGCGCGGACCGGCGTTTCGGTACGTGTGGTGCGCACCGCGATCGAAGCCACCGTGCTCTCGGTGGGCTGGCTGCTGGGCGGCAGCGTGGGAGTCGGAACCGTCATCTACGCCTTCGGCATCGGGCCGATCGTTCAGCTGGTCCTTCATCTCACCCCGAAACCCGTCCTGGCCGCGAGCGGGTGGGCGAACATCCTCGAGAAGAGTCGAAAACGCAGCGACCCCAGGCGTGCCGATGCGGGTGAATACGGCACGATGGTGCAGTGCCCGATACCGCCGACGAGGTCGACCCCGACCTGCTGATCGACTTCCGGAAAGTATCGCTGCGCCGCGGGGGCCGGGTCCTGGTCGGGCCCATCACCTGGCAGGTCGAACTCGACGAACGCTGGGTGGTGATCGGCCCCAACGGCGCAGGCAAGACCTCGCTGCTGCGGATGGCGGCCGCGATGGAACACCCGTCGTCGGGCATCGCCCACGTGCTCGCAGAGCGGCTGGGCCGCACCGACATGGCCGAGCTACGCCAGCGGGTGGGGCTGAGCAGCGCGGCACTCGCGCAGCGGGTGCCCGACGACGAACTGGTCCGCGATCTGGTCGTCTCGGCCGGGTACGCCGTGTTGGGCCGGTGGCGGGAGAACTACGACGAGATCGACTACGCCCGCGCCGTGGACACGCTGGAGAGCGTGGGCGCCGAACACCTGGCCGACCGCACCTACGGCACCCTGTCGGAGGGCGAACGCAAGCGCGTCCTCATCGCCCGCTCGTTGATGACCGACCCCGAGCTGCTCCTGCTCGACGAGCCCGCGGCCGGGCTGGACCTCGGCGGCCGCGAGGAACTGGTGGCCCGGCTGGCCGATCTGGCCGCCGACCCCGATGCGCCCGCCCTGGTCCTGGTCACCCACCACGTCGAGGAGATCCCGCCCGGCTTCAGCCACTGCCTGATCCTGTCCGAGGGCCAGGTGGTGGCCGGTGGACTGCTGCGTGACACCCTGACGGCGGAGAATCTGTCCACCGCGTTCGGGCAATCGATTGCGCTGGATGTCATCGACGGCCGCTACTTCGCCCGACGCGTGCGGAGTCGCGCGGCCCACAGGAGGCGCTGATGAGCGACAAGCCCGAACCATTGCCGGTCCGGCCGGCGGCGACGGTCATGCTGATCCGGGACACTGCAGCTGAAGGTCTCGAGGTTTTTCTGATGCGCCGCCACAGCGCGATGGAGTTCGCCGGCGGGGTCATGGTGTTCCCCGGCGGAGGCGTCGACGACCGCGACCGCAACTCCGACATCGCCTGGTACGGACCCGGGCCGGACTGGTGGGCCACCCGGTTCGGCATCGACGAAGACCTCGCCGAAGCACTGGTATGCGCCGCGGCCCGCGAGACGTTCGAGGAGTCCGGGGTGCTGTTCGCCGGACCGGCCGACGATCCGGACGGCATCGTCGCCGACGCGTCGATCTATCGGGAGGCGCGCGGGGCCCTGGTCGACCGCAGCCTGTCGTTCTCGGACTTCCTGCGCCGGGAGAACCTGGTGCTGCGCGCCGACCTGCTGCGGCCGTGGGCCAACTGGGTCACCCCCGAGGAAGAGCGCACCCGCCGCTACGACACCTACTTCTTCGTCGGCGCCCTGCCGGAGGGCCAGCGGGCCGACGGCCACAACACCGAATCCGATCAGGCGGCCTGGACCAGTCCGGAGGCCGCCATCGAGGACTTCGCCGAGGCCCGCTCGTTCCTGCTGCCGCCGACCTGGACGCAGCTCGACTCGCTGGCCGGGCGCTCCGTCGACGAGGTGCTGACGCTGGAACGTCAGATCGTGGTTGTTCAGCCCAATCTTGCTGTGCACGAAGGTAATTGGGAGATCGAGTTCTTCAACAGCGATCGCTACAACGAGGCGCGCAACCGGCGGGCCCCGCAGGGTTACGGCGACTGAGGTGCGCGAGTTCGCCCATGTGCACGTCGGCGAGCAGCACCCCAAAGTTGGGGTGCTGCTGGTGTCACGCCCACCGACCAACGCACTGACCAGACAGACCTACCGCGAGCTCATCGACGCGGCCACCGAGGTAGGCGACCGCGCCGACATCGCAACGGTGATCCTGTTCGGCGGACACGAGATCTTCTCCGCCGGCGACGATGTCCCCGAACTGCGCACGCTGAACCGCGCCGAGGCTGAGGCCGCCGACCGGCTGCGCCGCGATGCGCTCGATGCGGTGGCGGCGATTCCCAAGCCGACGGTCGCCGCGATCACCGGCTACGCGCTGGGCGCGGGGCTGAGCCTCGCGCTGGCAGCCGACTGGCGGGTCAGCGGTGACAACGTCAAACTCGGCGCCACCGAAATCCTGGCCGGGCTGGTCCCCGGCGGTGGTGGAGCCGAGCGGCTGGCGCGCGCGATCGGGGCGGCGCGGGCCAAGGAACTGGCGTTCAGCGGCCGGTTCGTCGACGCCAAGGAGTCGCTGGCGCTCGGACTCATCGACGAGATGGTGGCCCCCGATCACGTCTTCGACGCCGCCGCGGCCTGGGCGGGCCGGTTCGTCGACGCCGAGCCGAGTGCACTGGCCGGCGCCAAAGCCCTCATCGACGGCCGGCTCGACGCCGGTGAGCAGGCGCAACGCTACGGCCAGGTCTTCGCAGCGGGTGACGGCAGTTAGGCTGCCCTGATGACGACGATCGACCCGGCCCCCCAACCGCACGCCACCGCGGAACAAGTCGAGGCCGCGCTGAAAGACAGCAAACTGGCCCAGGTCCTGTACCACGACTGGGAAGCCGAGAGCTACGACGACAAATGGTCGATCTCGTATGACAAACGCTGCGTGGACTACGCCCGCAACCTCTTCGACGCGACCGTGCCGCCCGAAGAGCTGCGTGAGCTGCCCTACGATCGCGCCCTGGAGCTGGGCTGTGGCAGCGGTTTCTTCCTGCTCAACCTGATCCAGGCCGGCGTGGCCCGGCGCGGCTCGGTGACCGACCTGTCGCCGGGCATGGTCAAGGTCGCCACCCGCAATGGGGAGAACCTGGGTCTGGACATCGACGGCCGGGTCGCCGACGCCGAAGGCGTCCCCTACGAGGACAACACGTTCGACCTCGTCGTCGGGCATGCCGTGCTGCACCACATCCCCGACGTCGAGAAGTCGCTGCGCGAGGTCGTGCGGGTGCTCAAGCCGGGCGGCCGGTTCGTGTTCGCCGGCGAGCCCACCAGTGTGGGCAACACCTACGCGCGGTCGCTGTCGACGCTGACCTGGCGGGTCGCCACCAACGCCACCAAGCTGCCCGGTCTGGAAGGCTGGCGGCGGCCGCAGGCCGAACTCGACGAATCGTCTCGCGCCGCGGCGCTGGAGGCGGTCGTGGACCTGCACACCTTCGACCCCGACGACCTCGAGCGAATGGCCCGCAGCGCCGGCGCCGTCGACGTGTCGACCTCGACGACGGAGTTCACCGCCGCGATGCTCGGCTGGCCGCTGCGCACGTTCGAGGCCGCCGTACCGCCCGGCAAACTGGGCTGGGGCTACGCCAAGTTCGCCTTCAACAGCTGGATCGGGCTGAGCTGGGTGGACGACAACCTCTGGCGCCGCGTCGTGCCCAAGGGCTGGTACTACAACGTCATGATCACCGGGGTCAAACCGTCCTGACCTTCGGGCGCGACGACGTCACCTACCTCACCAGTGACGCCGGTGTGGCGGCGCTGGCGGAGGTCGCCTGCTATCGGCTGACCGACGCCACCCGGCTCGCCGACACCGCCGCAATCCGCGACCGGTTCGCCGAGCGCAGTATGGCGCTGGTCGAAACCACATTGTTGCGCCGCAAGGCCGTCGCCAAACTCGGCGACCTGGGCGACGTGTCGCGGTGGTTGTTCACCGACGACGCGCTGCAGCAGGCCACGGCCGAGCCGGTGGCCCGGCACCGGGCCGCCCGGCTGGCCGGTGCGGTGGTGCACGACGCGACCTGTTCGATCGGCACCGAGCTGGCCGCGTTGCGGTCCACGGCGGACGTGCTCGTCGGCAGTGATGTCGACGAGGTGCGCCTGGCGATGGCCCACCACAATGTGCCGGACGTGGCGCTGTGCCGTGCCGATGCACTGCGCCCGGTGAGCCGAGACGCCGTGGTGTTGCTCGATCCGGCGCGCCGCTCGGGCGGGCGTCGCCGCTTCGATCCCCGCGACTATGTGCCACCGCTGGACGCGCTGTTCGACGCCTATCGCGGCCGAGCCACCGTCGTGAAGTGTGCGCCCGGAATCGATTTCGATGCGGTCGCGGAGTTGGGTTTCGAGGGCGAGATCGAGGTGACTTCGGCCGGCGGTTCGGTGCGGGAGGCCTGTCTGTGGTCGCCCGCGCTGGCCACGCCGGGAGTGCGCCGCCGGGCCTGCGTGCTGGACCGCGGCGAGGTGGTCAGCGACGCCGACGCCGACGACTGCCCGACCCGCCCCGCCGGCCGCTGGATCGTCGACCCGGACGGGGCGATCGTCCGCGCCGGTCTCGTCCGCCAGTACGCGGCAAGGCACGGGCTGTGGCAGCTGGACCCGGAGATC contains the following coding sequences:
- a CDS encoding YczE/YyaS/YitT family protein, giving the protein MAMMVRAGLGLDPWDVFHQGLTRHTPMTIGVASAVVGVVVLLAWIPLRNKPGIGTVANVVVIAVTVDAGLAVLTAPESLPARVALMLGAVLLNAISTVLYVGAGLGPGPRDGLMTGVVARTGVSVRVVRTAIEATVLSVGWLLGGSVGVGTVIYAFGIGPIVQLVLHLTPKPVLAASGWANILEKSRKRSDPRRADAGEYGTMVQCPIPPTRSTPTC
- a CDS encoding class I SAM-dependent methyltransferase yields the protein MTTIDPAPQPHATAEQVEAALKDSKLAQVLYHDWEAESYDDKWSISYDKRCVDYARNLFDATVPPEELRELPYDRALELGCGSGFFLLNLIQAGVARRGSVTDLSPGMVKVATRNGENLGLDIDGRVADAEGVPYEDNTFDLVVGHAVLHHIPDVEKSLREVVRVLKPGGRFVFAGEPTSVGNTYARSLSTLTWRVATNATKLPGLEGWRRPQAELDESSRAAALEAVVDLHTFDPDDLERMARSAGAVDVSTSTTEFTAAMLGWPLRTFEAAVPPGKLGWGYAKFAFNSWIGLSWVDDNLWRRVVPKGWYYNVMITGVKPS
- the serB gene encoding phosphoserine phosphatase SerB — protein: MTMSKVSVLITVTGVDQPGVTSALFEVLARHAVDLLNVEQVVIRGRLTLGVLVSGEANVADGAQLRDDVTTAIHRVGLDVTIERSDDSPIIREPSTHTIVVLGRPITAAAFGVVAREAAALGVNIDFIRGVSDYPVTGLELRVSVPVGVGGDLRTLLARVAAEQGLDIAVENYSLERRAKRLIVFDVDSTLIQGEVIEMLAAHAGAEEAVAAVTEAAMRGELDFAESLHRRVETLAGLPAEVLDEVADQIELTPGARTTIRTLRRLGFHCGVVSGGFRQVIDPLAHDLMLDFVAANELEIVDGKLTGRVVGEVVDRAGKAKALRDFARQVGVPMEQTVAVGDGANDIDMLAAAGLGVAFNAKPALRAVADTSLSHPYLDTVLFILGITRAEIEAADAVDGVLRRVEIPPE
- a CDS encoding NUDIX hydrolase produces the protein MSDKPEPLPVRPAATVMLIRDTAAEGLEVFLMRRHSAMEFAGGVMVFPGGGVDDRDRNSDIAWYGPGPDWWATRFGIDEDLAEALVCAAARETFEESGVLFAGPADDPDGIVADASIYREARGALVDRSLSFSDFLRRENLVLRADLLRPWANWVTPEEERTRRYDTYFFVGALPEGQRADGHNTESDQAAWTSPEAAIEDFAEARSFLLPPTWTQLDSLAGRSVDEVLTLERQIVVVQPNLAVHEGNWEIEFFNSDRYNEARNRRAPQGYGD
- a CDS encoding THUMP-like domain-containing protein, translated to MVLQRHDHRGQTVLTFGRDDVTYLTSDAGVAALAEVACYRLTDATRLADTAAIRDRFAERSMALVETTLLRRKAVAKLGDLGDVSRWLFTDDALQQATAEPVARHRAARLAGAVVHDATCSIGTELAALRSTADVLVGSDVDEVRLAMAHHNVPDVALCRADALRPVSRDAVVLLDPARRSGGRRRFDPRDYVPPLDALFDAYRGRATVVKCAPGIDFDAVAELGFEGEIEVTSAGGSVREACLWSPALATPGVRRRACVLDRGEVVSDADADDCPTRPAGRWIVDPDGAIVRAGLVRQYAARHGLWQLDPEIAYLSGDHVPAGVRGFEVLDELPLREKILRQALSQRDCGQLEILVRGVGVDPDALRRRLRPAGRTPLSLVITRIGTGAGERSVVFLCRASAAHT
- a CDS encoding ABC transporter ATP-binding protein; this encodes MPDTADEVDPDLLIDFRKVSLRRGGRVLVGPITWQVELDERWVVIGPNGAGKTSLLRMAAAMEHPSSGIAHVLAERLGRTDMAELRQRVGLSSAALAQRVPDDELVRDLVVSAGYAVLGRWRENYDEIDYARAVDTLESVGAEHLADRTYGTLSEGERKRVLIARSLMTDPELLLLDEPAAGLDLGGREELVARLADLAADPDAPALVLVTHHVEEIPPGFSHCLILSEGQVVAGGLLRDTLTAENLSTAFGQSIALDVIDGRYFARRVRSRAAHRRR
- a CDS encoding PLP-dependent aminotransferase family protein, whose product is MATTMTARTLDPDLLVRELGNWRTSSKSGPTYQALADGLRMLIVDGRLPVGSRLPSERVLAEALRVSRTTVTAAYAELGDSGYLHARRGARSTVALPHTPVSVPSPTPAAINLAAAALAAPASAVQEAFAEAARESAGYLQLTGHDMRGILPFRRAIAERYCARGLPTEPDQIMVTSGAQHAIALILTTYVQPGDRVLVEQPTYHGVLSAIATAGARPVPVAMTREGWELDAVHAAVRQLAPTLAYLVPDNHNPTGFSMPPADRKRICDIVAETRTRTVIDETLTDVWIDEPMPPPVAASMRTRTDLMITIGSMSKSFWGGMRIGWIRAEPSVLATIRAVRPSIDLGTSVIEQLAAARLLTHRADEVLPERREILRGRRALLLDLLEQHLPEWRPLPGTGGMSLWVQLPAPVSSAMCASASRLGVELPPGPRFGVDGTLERFVRIPFALPEDELTEAIELLGRAWRSITGSATVESTAVVI
- a CDS encoding enoyl-CoA hydratase is translated as MREFAHVHVGEQHPKVGVLLVSRPPTNALTRQTYRELIDAATEVGDRADIATVILFGGHEIFSAGDDVPELRTLNRAEAEAADRLRRDALDAVAAIPKPTVAAITGYALGAGLSLALAADWRVSGDNVKLGATEILAGLVPGGGGAERLARAIGAARAKELAFSGRFVDAKESLALGLIDEMVAPDHVFDAAAAWAGRFVDAEPSALAGAKALIDGRLDAGEQAQRYGQVFAAGDGS
- the ctaD gene encoding cytochrome c oxidase subunit I — its product is MGPKGNLIYKLVTTTDHKLIGIMYCVACFIFFFMGGLMALFIRAELAVPGLQFLSNEQYNQLFTMHGTAMLLFYATPIVFGFANLVLPLQIGAPDVAFPRLNALSFWLFVFGAMIALAGFITPGGAADFGWTAYTPLSDAMHSPGAGGDLWILGLAVGGLGTILGAVNMITTVVCMRAPGMTMFRMPIFTWNIFVTSILVLVAFPLLTAALFGLAADRHLGAHIYDPANGGTMLFQHLFWFFGHPEVYIIALPFFGIVSEIFPVFSRKPIFGYTTLIYATISIAALSVAVWAHHMYVTGAVLLPFFSFMTFLIAVPTGIKFFNWIGTMWKGRLTFETPMLFSIGFLVTFLLGGLSGVLLASPPLDFHVSDSYFVIAHFHYVLFGTIVFATYAGIYFWFPKMTGRLLDERLGKVHFWLTFIGFHTTFLVQHWLGDEGMPRRYADYLPSDGFETLNIVSTIGAFILGVSVLPFVWNIFKSWRYGEVVTVDDPWGYGNSLEWATSCPPPRHNFSELPRIRSERPAFELHYPHMIERMRAEAHVGRAHGPDDGDVTRLDGEHVRT